The stretch of DNA tgttaagtgaatttattccTTAACAGGATTCATGGAACAAGGTCCTTTAAAAGACGTTCAATCAGTAATACATCATCAAGCGACTCCTGACTCTGTCACAGAAAAGATTAAATAGCAAACGGTACCCTCTTAAGATCTttaattttcctgattttccgGTCATCGTCAAGGAGAAAATGTTTCGTCCAATAAATTACGCttacttcccaaagctttcaaggCTTATCCGTACCTTCCTCAGGGGCCGTGTTATTTGAGTAACTTCAAAAATTCGTGTAGTTTGAGTAAGTAAGGGTCATAAGGGATTAAGCAGGTATACGGCTAAAGTGTCATTTGGGTAACTCCTCGCAGGTAAAGTTTCCTCATGAAGAACTATGCGGTTTTCATAGCTTTTTATAACATGTGTAAAAAAACCAAGAGGATGGTATAACCTCTATTACGTGAAGCAAAGttactttttgttgaacaaaatgtacataatgaCAGGATCCTTTAATTCCATAAATTACTTTGTGGAAAGCTGCGATGTCGTTTGCCTCCCACTTGGCTTTTCTCGACTACTCCGAACAAACTTGTGATCCCCATACTTGGAATGTAGAGCCATGTGCCTTACAGCGTGTTCCTTGCGGACAAAGGCGCTGTCGCAGTAATcacatttgtaattttttatatccAAATGCGTCATTATGTGACGATTTCGTTGCCCTTTGGACGTATACTGCTTATCACACATTGAACATTGGAACATCTCCCTGTCCAAACGATgtccttttttgtgcaaattcaaGCTAGACTTCCCCTTGAGAGCCTTCCCGCAGATATCACAAACGTACGCCTTAACATCTGTGTGTGTTCGCAAATGATGTCGAAGAATTCCCTTTGTACGGAAGGATTTTGTGCATTGATCACATTTGAAGGGCTTCTCATCTGAATGGGTACGGAGATGATCCTTAAGGGATATTGTCCTCCCAAAGGCCATGCCGCAAAATTCACAGACATAGGGTCTTGCTGTTGTGTGGCAGAGACTATGAGATTTAAGGCCACACTTTGAACTGAATGCCTTTGGGCATTTATCGCATCCAAAAGGCCTCGGTCTGTCCTTTATGTGCGTTACAACATGTTCCTTTAACTTATGCAACTGACTGTAGGACTTTGTGCAGTGGCTGCATTGGTAGATTTTCTCTCCGGTGTGTTTCAGTAGATGCTTCTTCAGCTTCTCTCCATCATTGAATCCTTTGGAACATACTTCACAACTATACTTCCTCTGATGCATCCTTACGTGAGATTTATACGATGAACGGGTTTTAAGGactttctcacattttgggcATTTATAGGGTGGTGGACCAAGAGTACGGGACCATCTTTTTGGGATTAAATCCACTATCGCCTTGTCTGTCTTTGAATCCTTGAAGGATCTGTAAATAGAGTACATTTTAGAACATAATCTTCAATGGGTTTTGAATCAATCGCAATTTTTACCCAATACTACTCGACTCATCCTTGATGTCAGCTCCTTCAATGGCTTCCACGTGTTCTTCATAGTTCTCAGCTACTTCTGGAGTAATCTCAATCTTTGCTTCCAGTTCCTCTTCCTTCAATGCCTCAACGAAGATTAATTTATGGAATTCTGGGAATTCAGTGTGTGAAATAAGGATTTCTGAATCGAATTCCCCTTTGATGTCGTTCTTAGAAGAACAATCTGGATTCTTGCATGTGATCAACGTTTCTGTTCCTTGTGTTactatttcttttataactgCAGAACACCTGTAAATCAGGATgcgacacatttttttttaacttgtcAACTCTAAACATCAACAAAAACAACAATAAAGCTTCTACTCACAGCATGTTGTTGACGGGTTTCCTAATTAAATGAACGTCTGGAAAAATCTTGCAGGACACTTAAGGATTTCCTGGTACATAATTCAGTGCTTCATCtgggatttttcattaaaaatatattaaggaATCTCTTTCACATCACAAGGTAaagaaaaagcattaaaattgcTCCTGGAATACCCTTaaataaaagtaaagaaaaaaacaatggtcaaatattttaaaattgcctCCATTTTGAAGGAAACCCTTCAACTGTATGCTGTGGTAAAGTGACAGCAAAAGTTTTGAGTGTATAAAAACATCCACCCtcgacttttgttattttgtgaatttacgTTAAAATTTAGCTTAATTTTTAGCTAAATTGTTGTGAAAAAGATTCCTTTGAGGATGTGCCGTATCCTTATCTATGGCTGCCCAGCGGTAGATAGGCAAATAACAACTGATGGAACGCAGACGCTCATTTCGTGCAGACAAATCATCGTTGACACCAAGGACAATataaaaaaggagaattttgatcatgaaatattcattacACACGGTCAAATTCCCGATTTGCACGAGCTAGTGTTTGTGCAGTCGGTGAAGGAGGAAGAACCAGAGGTTAAGAGTGAATCCGAAGAACCCTATGAGGAGTTTGTTGAGGCCATTGCATCCTATTCAGAGAAGGAAGAAAGTACGAAGCTTAGGTAAGAAGCATGTCAAATGTTGTCcggaaaaattctcattaggatgattttaaaagtttgCAGAGATCAGATAGTGAATCACCAGCTCCGGATGCAGATCATGACGACGATGAAGATGACGAAGATGATGGGGAGGAGGAGGAtgaggatgatgatgaagaggaGACAGacacaaagagaaaaaggaagagaagaTCACGCAAACCTGATCCAGATGCTCCGTACAAGTGCTCCAAATGTGGCAAAATCCTCAAAACAAGACGTACATATCGCACACACATGAAAATGCATCGAGAACGGAAGTACATCTGCGAACTCTGCTCTCGGggatttgtgaattttgacAAACTAAAGCGGCACATGCGGAAGCATACCGGCGAGAAGGCCTTTGCATGCCACATCTGTCCGAAATCCTTCAATTCACGCCACCATCTGGATGTTCACATACGCAGTCACACAAATGAGCGCCCCTTCAAATGCCACCTCTGCCCGAAATCTTTCCAATCCAAGTCAAATCTCAATCCACACCTACGCGGCCATACGGGCATAAAGTCCTTCGTGTGTGAGGTATGCGGGAAGGCTCTCGCCACAATGGCCAGTTTAACGAAGCACATGAATAGCCATGAGGATGTGAAGTTTGAATGCTTCGTCTGTCAGAAGATCTTCTCGTCCATTGGAACGCGCGATCGCCATTTGAAGACGCACACAGGTGAGAAGAAGCACAAATGCAATATTTGCGACAAGGCATTCGTCCGGAAGGATCATGCCAAAAATCACATGGCAATGCACGTTAAACGGGGACGTGATAAACTTTAGCGCCAAGATGAGGTCCATCCCGAAGGACCCAATACGGATGAATGTCTCCCCAAGACGccagtttttcattaaaaaaaattaattgtaaatgcATATTTAAGATAAATATACATCTAATCTCCTAATTctaaggattttttaattatgattctaaaaattaataaatctaataaattattagtttgaatttagcgcGCTTGGGCGATGGTATAAGCAAGATGGTGAATATGAATggtgaaaaaggaaatgtggggaaaatgaaaCCCTTTAccggcaaaaatgacagatcgtACAAAGACCAGTCAAATGGAagcaaaaagattttctccgTACAAAAAAAGTGTTAATTATCGTGAAATCATTTTCTGCAGCCTGCTTGTACCTTCTTAGAGGTCATCTGCATACGGAAAGTCTGCCTGGGGCCAAGGAATTGTCTTCTAAGTAGGTGGAATCCCATCTGAATTACGGAAATAATTTGTCCGggaatgaatgttttttttgtgcgactcttcacaattttcacatatttgacCGTTAAACAcgcacaattttccacttttcacattttcacggGCACTCACTACGTTTTAGCGAGccacttttcacttttcctgGAATAAATTACCACCAAATGTcggaaaaattgcagaaaactgtTGGGGTAGATCGTGTCAACCCATGTATGGGAGTTCAAaattttcgacatattttctatccatttgttgcaaaatggcgtgattgaaaaaatacaaaattctctgttttagtgggtataaaagtgaaattccttgttgcGGAttaaaaggtgagaagtttagctatgaactactatcaatctctcaggtggaaaatcattggaaatgtcggaaaattccaccgactttatttaccccGCTGGTGattatatttacccgccgagttttaaagctcgaaaactcatatttcctggggagatagagaaaagtggtctgagacaaagttgtagggcaggaaatttcctatgaaaatGACCTATCGCGGAAATTCTCTTGCCCTAGGGGAaacctgcagataaggatttatacAAATTGACAACGTTTATAACtttattaattagtttttattttatctttattagTTGGTCTACCAAAATAGGTGACCAATCTAATTTGTCCATGGATACAATCGATGGGAATTATTGTTGAaagtttttgataaaaaaaatactcatgTAAAGTAAATGCTATTTGGTCGATTGTCGCTTCATCTGGAGATTCTTGGCCGCAATGATGGTATTCTTCATTAGCATGGCAACAGTCATGGGTCCCACACCACCGGGAACGGGTGTAATGTGTCCAGCAACCTTCTGCACTTCCTCAAAATCCACATCTCCCACCAGGCGAGTCTTCCCTGTGATCTCATCCTTAATCCTCGTGATACCCACGTCAATGATGCAAGCACCTGGCTTCACCATATCCGCCCGAATGAGTCCCGGTACCCCAGTTGCACTAACAATAATATCCGCAGATCTGCAGAAGCGCGCCAATTCCTCTGGTGGAGTGAATCTGTGGCAAATGGTTACCGTGGCATCCATTGCTTCGGTATCATTGCGCCCATCAGCGTGCAGAAGCATCGAAATGGGCATCCCCACATTCTTACTGCGTCCCACAACCACGGCATTCCGTCCAAAGGTCTCAATACCCGTACGCTTGAGCAGCTCCTGCACTCCAAGTGGCGTACACGGGATCAGGGTGTTCATGTCCAAACACAAACGCCCCACATTCTTCTCATTGAACCCATCGACGTCCTTATCGCAGCTCACTGCATTGCAAATTGTACGCTCGTGAATGTGACTCGGTAGTGGTAGCTGCACTAGAATTCCATCAACTTGATCATCTGCATTTAGCTTCTCAATCACATCCAGCAGTTCTGCCTCCGAAATTGTCTCCGAAAGATTCATTGTGGTGCTGCTGATGCCCACCTCAGCAGCAgcctgtaaaaaaaagagaagagaatgAGTTTTTTGCTGATCTGTGAGGAAGTCTGGGGCTTGTCCCGGATTATCAATGCGGGATCAGAGGTTACGGAGGCATGCGTCAATGTGTGTAccttcattttgtttttcacatACGTCTGACTCGCGGGATCTTCCCCGATAAGAATCGCCGTCAGCTGTGGTTGCCTGTGACCCTCATTCATCCACTCCTCCACCTGCTGCCGTAATTCCTCACGAATCTGCTTGGCAATTTGCTTTCCATTGATCAATTTGGCCATCCTACTGAAGCTGCGGGGTGGGAAGAAAGGAATCACCCAATTTGGGATTATGAGAAAGACCTTCAAAGGTTTAGTTAAAAGCTACAAACGACCACACAGCTATAAATCTCTCTTCTACAGAGGACACAGCAGCTCACCTATTGCTGTGAATTAGTAGCTTCTTCTCAACAGAGACACTCTTCATTAATTCCCTCATGATTGAGCACTGATTGATTAACAATTTCCCGGAATGACTTCTCTGGACGAGATGCAATTGCGAAATGAGGCATCGTATAGCAAACATGAGTACTTTGTACTTTCGCGGGGCCCCTTTGTTGCGTCAATCAATCATTATTGCATCAGATAAAGCATGCAAAATATTGTGATCATCCCTCGAACAAGGCGAGAAATACGcgtatttatgatttttatgctgATCTTCGTGATAAtgagaaattccaaaattatCAGGTGAGAAAATACCTTTGCAATTAACTACCAAATTCCACGGATTTTCCTGCTTTTCCACTTACAATTCAGCCAGGGCACAACCAGGGGAACTTTAATACTGACTGCAGTGGCTTTTCCACGTGGTTTGGAAGCGcagaaaagaagcttttttacACCTGAGTGTCAAAACAAAGCAGGTCAAGTGCAATGAAGTTTTAAATCTATGGTCAAAGGCTATCtgttttttacatattttcccCTCTTAATTGCTTTGTCAGCTAATCTGGATGACATATATTTATTCATGTGGAATGCCTACGAACTCCTCTTATCGCTACGTCatgtatttattattatttaaagcaaaaaattatcaaaatgcTGAACGTAACTTGGCAGGGCCCATTAAAGCACAAATGCGGATTTTCTCCATGGGAAAACACCTAAGAATGTCGGATGGGCTTTTGAGATTCAAACACCAGAAGCATAAAAACTTGTAATTGTtctaaaaagcatttttttttaatcaatttctacTTAATTTAACAACACTATTTTGCAGTTTTGGTTAGTGTCTATTGGCGTAGGAGGGCATTTGCAAATTAAGTCCTTCTTTTGACTCAAAAAATGTGTAAGATAGCGTGATTTCGTCAACAAGCTCCATTTTGGGATCTTCACAGAATTCTGGATCAATGTAGAAGAACACGGGCATATCGACTTCCTCATGGGGATTCAGTTGTTGCTCCTCGAAGCAGAAGCACTGGATTTTATTGAAGTACTGTCCCGCCTCGAAGGGGATCACGTTGTACGTACTAATCCCGATTACGGGTTGATTTGTTGGATTCTTCGCCGTATAGAAGGCCAGTGCAGTCTCGCCAGGAGATACCTGCGGGTGAGCCAGAGATTatcacttcttcttttttttttcaaaatatcttgTGGACACAACATACAATAATTTCAACTTGCTGTGGTTTAAAATTCCATCGCATTGCTGCTCCGAGATcagcattgaatttaattttgatgggTCTATCCTTGATTCTCTGCATTTTCTCCACTTTGGAGCCATCATCGGCGGATGATGTTGTACCCCCATAGCTGTAGGCTTGGCAGAACATCCTATACAGGGGTACAGCAGCATAGCTGAGTCCCACAGTTAAAACACCGGCAGCTGTTACGTAGTACAGCGTTGAACGAATTCTCTTCCTAACTTCCTCATCATTCTGTCTTGAGCTTTGCCATCTTATCTGTTGTTGAGGGATGTTTCTTAACTTCCAAGGGCTCTGTCTGCTCGATTGTCTCAGGgaatttgaggaaattaatAGCAAAGTTCTCAACATTTTGTCTCCTCCCCAAAGATTTATTCATGAACCACGTGTGCTCCTTTGAAAGAAAAGCCAAGAAATCAatgctaattaatttattttcaatgacagtacctcaatttaattcaaaaataaaccttttatggtgctatgcaggaaaagaatgtcaagagaaaatgatcatgacattttttcctgacattttttgtcattctatctcactcccactaatgtattttcctatctttcgtctttttctCACGCATGTTTCCGACATCTTTTTTCGtggcatgctttttttcttgcgcacaacatgttattatttccttgaattttctcaagatttgggggtattttccccaaagaaaagtggaaaatgcttagctaaagagcccacagtgccaggaaaacagtggaaaatggaaatttacggtcatttagcggccaaatatgtgaaaatgcgcgaagtgaaaaatcaaaacattctttccctgaccaatttttacgggattcttttctatattttgaccacacaaatcacttcttgcgggctttttgtatcttcctacaggtcatctgcatagGGAAGGTCGGCCtggggtcagggaaatgcttcctgggtggtggaatcccacctgaacgcgaaaaactggtccgggagtgaatgttttgctgtcgaacttcactgttttcacttatttggccaaaAAATACCcgcgattttccacttttcacaccttcacaggcactaagaacacttccacaagccgcttttcacttttcccgagctaaaatatcacaattcacagagataattgacgaaaaataagaaacgtgttgattacgcaagagcttgaaaaagaatgtcgcaggaacatgtttttttctgtcattctttttccagctcttgtgaagtcaacgtatttgttagtttctgcaattttctctgtaaattgtgatattttagcttgggaaaagtgaaaagcggcttgtggaagtgttcttagtgcctgtgaaagtgtgaaaagtggaaaatcgggggtatttattggccaaataagtgaaaactgtgcagtttctatagcaaaacattcactcccggaccaattttttccgcgttcaggtgggattccaccacccagaaAGCATTTCCCTGATCCCACACAGACTTTccgtgttgcagatgacctgttgGAAGGTCaaaaaaacctgcaggaagtgatttgtgtggtgaaaatccgaaaaagaatcccgtaaaaattggtcagggaaggaatgttttgatttttcacttcgcgcattttcacatatttggccgctaaatgaccataaatttccacttttcacggctttcctggcactgagaacacttcagcaaagcccattttcactttttcatggaaaaatatccccaaatactgagaaaataatacgaaatgaaaaacatgttgagtgaacagaaaagaatgatgaaaatgtcggaagcatgcgtcagagaaagacgaaagatacagaaatacattagtgggagtgagagggaatgacaaaaaaatgtcaggaaaaaatgtcatgatcattttctcttgacattcttttcctgcatagcaccattactgatttttatggatttttcattttatttctcacgaattaataaatttatttgttaaaaactttcttcacTACGGTTTGTTTTGATTCTCACAACAGCTGATTGAGAAGCGCTTTTATCATTGAAAGCACTTTGGGAAGCTTTCAAGAGCTGTGAGCCGCAGTtgctcaaaattttcaaattttcattttccgttacaaagaaaacacaattttgggatagagattcttttttttattcaaaaatctttttgcatTCAACAATCAAAAAACGGTGACTAGAGaagttgttttttcttcatttttttcagaatGAATCTTCATGAAaaactatatgtatataattaaaaattaatgaagaatcACAAcgattttttatgctaaacacaatgaaattttcacaacgTTAATACTCTTAAGAAAATACATACAAGTGAATgaatctttcttttaaataaaagcctTAAAATAGTTATTTTAATGCTACATGTGGTGCTGCAGGGGCTATGTCCAGTTGAGGGCACAGTCGTGATACACCAACATTGCCACAATatcatgaattttccatgctATCGAGGGATTTTGCACGCTGATGCCTGCGGgagaaaatcataattttgtaattacgttttgttaaatttttttttgattgattgCTCACTTCCTTCTTGTCACTTTGAGCACAATTGGACCCTCACGGACATTCTTGAAGAGCCCTATTGTATCCGAATGACTCATACCGTGAACACTTGTGTTGTTGATCTTTAGTATTTCATCTCctgcgcaagaaaaaaagcaaaagaaaagcaataagaaatcaattttctctgtaagaTATCATACTGCTGCTTACCCGCCTGCAGTTGACCATCATCCGCAGCTTGTCCACTTGGGAAGACAGTTTTCACGAAGATTCCCATGTTGCCCTTTGGAGAGTCTTTCCCGCCAACAATGCTGAATCCCAGTGACTTCAtgccagttcccttatagaattttattgtgaGTTGAGTACTCTTCTGGGCACCTATAGCAATAAacaaatcaaattcaattgttatttgaagaaaaaaaatgactcaaCGGGATTTGAACCGAAGTCATTTCCTTTGAAAGTTCAGTGCTCTGTTTGTTGTGCTAGTTTTTGTTCTCAAAAGATACATCCTTCCTTACCGTCTTTTACACCTGAGAGCGTTGTATCCTCATGCGAACTGGCATGCTTCTGACTACACTTATCGAGATTCATCTGCTCCGGCACAGGTTGTTCCGGTAGATTCCCCTCTGTATGAGATCTCTGAATTGTCTGGTGTGTCTCAGCGGGCACCACAAGTTGCAGGGTAGTTTCACTTTTGAATGACTTTCCATCTGTGTCGggtttctttttgaatttgattgATCTGTAGCTGGGTCTGTTGCGCTGGGACGCAGCATCGTCCGTAACATCGGGTGTTGTTGGTCCACTTTGACTCCCTTGAACGTGACGCAGGATATCGGGATCGGGTAGGGAGTGAGCACGTTTTGTTAGGGAAAAATTGGGTGGGATTGGTATGATGGATTTGTAGTTCTCCTCATCATCCTCGGCATCGCTTATGGCGATTGTGGGGCTACATCGTGTTGGTGGGGATGTCGATGGTGTGCTGGAAACTGAGTAGCGTGGTGAGAGCTGCGTGGATGGGGTATCTGAGGGGCGCTTCTTCAGCATCTGCCACTTCTCATCGTCACTTATGGTATTGGTGATTGTGATGCGATTGGCATACACGGGAACATATTCCGTGGTGTGATTGTAGAGGGGTGTAAGGGGGAAGGGTTTTGAGGCACGTGGATTTCGTGTTAGAGTCCTCATGGGTGACAGGAGAGCCTTGCGCTGTGGACTTGGGTCGCTCGTGCGCAACACCAATTGATCCAGATCACTGCACGAGAGTCGCTTGCTGCCCATGAGGGTGTGCACCCCCTTGGATTGATCGTCGCCAATGCGAATCTTTGTACTGCTGAAGGTACTTGCCAGGGTAGTTAGCTCGTCATGCGCGATGACGAGGTCTACGCAGTTGTCCACAAAGGTCAGAATCCGCTGCACGGTGCTTGGCGATTGGAGGCCACGTAAATGATGTCCATTTACATTGACAATCTCATCACCGACGCGGAGGCGTCCATCTCTATTGggtaaaagcaaaaaaaaagtaataaatttttctagttcattatttgacaaaaaaaattgcaaaatttgatattaaaaTCCAAAAAAGAAAGACGCGTTATGAAACATTATGCTTTCATCGTCTATATATAAGACAAAATGTCTCCTTCAACGATTTTGTAATCGATTCAAAATTTGCCTACACATAGAGGTCGCTAATCATCGTTTTGATTATCCTGTCATTCAATATGCAAAAACAaaacatacctacataaagctcaaattgataaaatagtaaaatttgGTTCTTTAAgccggaaaattacaaataaaatcaatctttACCTATGCGCGACGCCACTTGGATCAATTTCAGCAATAATGTATCTCATTTCCACTTCATTGTCCTCCACACATGTCTGTGGCGTGAGCAATAGTCCAATGGTTTCCACGGTGGCGGTCTTTTCGAGGCGTATCTGCCGGAAGCGACGTCGTATCCCGGAGACACACTCCACAGGCACCTGCCGCGTTGGAGATTGCTGATCTTGATTCCTTACTGCCTCAATGTAGGGATCTGAGCACTTGGACAGATTCACTTGACTATCAGATTTGGGGCTGTGATTCTCCTCAGCATGCCTGCCATCGCTATCATACCCAGATTCATTGGAACTCAAGCAACTTGAGAGTCGCTGATACACACCGGGACCCCAATCAGTGGATGCTGTGCTATTATGGCGTGAAATATTACTCTGCGACAGTGCTGAATCCACATCGGAATTCTGGTTAATTGAGCTCTTTCGCGACACACTCACATTGCGACTTTTGGGGCTTTCACTCAGCAGGGAGGCGGAATCGGAATTTCTGGTGGTATCTTGTCCTTCTGATGGTGGTGGTGCTACCTCAAGTGGATCTCCCGTTGATCGTGGCCTTTCTGCCCGTGCACGCAGCATCTTTTCACGCATACGCGTCTGATTCACCACGGAACCACCATTCTCTTCGGGCAACACAGACAGCTTTGATCGTAGAAAGGCATAGGGGAAGTGGGCTCTTTTGGGGGTCTGCTGCAGGGAATTCGGCGATtcattggccactttggcaatATCGTCACAACTTGAGGATTTTTCCGTATTCCGTGGGGCAATGCTGCTTCTGCTGGCAAGATTAACACCATCCGTGGGATCGTCGCATTTCACATAGGAGCACGTATTTAGTTGACTGGTTGAGCTACTCCGGTAGAGTTGCACCCCAGATCGTGCTTCGGATTTTCGACCACCGTGCAGCATTCCCATCCCGGTGCTGCCAATTCGGAAGAATGTGAAAGTAGTCTTGAAGGGGCTCGGTGAGCGATCTCTGTGTGGTTTTGAGAGACGCTCAGGCGTCCCGGATGACTGCATACAGGCCAGTGTCGATCGATGCTTCCGCAGTGTGTCGGCTGAGTAGCCGGAAGAGCTCGTTGAGGAGGTCTTGGTGGAATCACTGCGTCGCAGTAAATCGAGTTTCTTGCCCATTTTGCGACCCCACGTAAACactgtaaaatgtaaaagaggTTGGGCAATTATAGTGAGTTATATAGTTGAGTATGGAGGATTTAGGAATGCTCTGCTTCCTCATTGGTTAGGGAGATAAAATTATATAGTGCCTTCACCCATGATTATTGTGCCTTGATCAGACAAACTCGTCTCTCATGTACACTGCAATCATACCCCTAAATAATCAAGAAAGAATTTCATGATGCGGAATCTTCAGCATAAGGAGATTTGATGATTGGAAGACGAAATTCTTCCAACTCGTTTCTCCATGCGGTGAAAGACACATACCCAGGCAGCAATCACCAATTATCACTTTTAA from Lutzomyia longipalpis isolate SR_M1_2022 chromosome 4, ASM2433408v1 encodes:
- the LOC129795476 gene encoding uncharacterized protein LOC129795476 codes for the protein MRLFKARRSSDNLATTVIIEPSAPTATQSASLAKDAETGVTDECGNCRHNSPLAPETTNDSAATTSATINSPVGVASPKSPSSDTHADKGTTVTLIGQNGRLPGYKVVTAVPAVVLEDTESAPATPLTSPPSVKESKNMFTWGRKMGKKLDLLRRSDSTKTSSTSSSGYSADTLRKHRSTLACMQSSGTPERLSKPHRDRSPSPFKTTFTFFRIGSTGMGMLHGGRKSEARSGVQLYRSSSTSQLNTCSYVKCDDPTDGVNLASRSSIAPRNTEKSSSCDDIAKVANESPNSLQQTPKRAHFPYAFLRSKLSVLPEENGGSVVNQTRMREKMLRARAERPRSTGDPLEVAPPPSEGQDTTRNSDSASLLSESPKSRNVSVSRKSSINQNSDVDSALSQSNISRHNSTASTDWGPGVYQRLSSCLSSNESGYDSDGRHAEENHSPKSDSQVNLSKCSDPYIEAVRNQDQQSPTRQVPVECVSGIRRRFRQIRLEKTATVETIGLLLTPQTCVEDNEVEMRYIIAEIDPSGVAHRDGRLRVGDEIVNVNGHHLRGLQSPSTVQRILTFVDNCVDLVIAHDELTTLASTFSSTKIRIGDDQSKGVHTLMGSKRLSCSDLDQLVLRTSDPSPQRKALLSPMRTLTRNPRASKPFPLTPLYNHTTEYVPVYANRITITNTISDDEKWQMLKKRPSDTPSTQLSPRYSVSSTPSTSPPTRCSPTIAISDAEDDEENYKSIIPIPPNFSLTKRAHSLPDPDILRHVQGSQSGPTTPDVTDDAASQRNRPSYRSIKFKKKPDTDGKSFKSETTLQLVVPAETHQTIQRSHTEGNLPEQPVPEQMNLDKCSQKHASSHEDTTLSGVKDGAQKSTQLTIKFYKGTGMKSLGFSIVGGKDSPKGNMGIFVKTVFPSGQAADDGQLQAGDEILKINNTSVHGMSHSDTIGLFKNVREGPIVLKVTRRKHQRAKSLDSMENS